The following are encoded in a window of Brachyhypopomus gauderio isolate BG-103 chromosome 18, BGAUD_0.2, whole genome shotgun sequence genomic DNA:
- the LOC143481909 gene encoding uncharacterized protein LOC143481909 gives MNMVQDLEQDQAPGGSDITLTKLREKLREKEKALENALDEKFVAVEEKENEVHMLQLSVREKEKEVERLNNLLLHIEETINISECVERHNQALSACTAELQDLRRQLSDARKPVSTATEDTPLETAKLRASLAEKDAVINEKVDDVQSEVAEGRDAHSQDKLKGEETDTDEEGKRGEYSIAYLILTFVLRVLLASLN, from the exons ATGAACATGGTGcaggacctggagcaggacCAGGCACCAGGAGGAAGTGACATCACGCTGACCAAGCTGAGAGAGAAgctgagggagaaggagaaggctCTGGAG aatgcgCTGGATGAGAAGTTTGTGGctgtggaggagaaggagaatgaGGTCCACATGCTTCAGCTGAGcgtgagggagaaggagaaagaggtggAGCGCCTGAACAACCTGCTTTTACACATTGAGGAGACCATCAATATAagc gagtgtgtggagagacatAACCAGGCTCTGTCAGCATGCACAGCTGAACTGCAGGACCTGCGCAGGCAGCTAAGTGATGCCCGGAAACCTGTCAGCACGGCAACCGAGGACACACCCTTAGAGACGGCCAAGCTGCGAGCCTCGCTGGCTGAGAAGGATGCCGTCATTAAC GAGAAAGTTGACGACGTTCAGAGCGAGGTTGCGGAAGGGAGAGACGCCCACAGCCAGGACAAGCTGAAGGGGGAGGAGACAGATACAGATGAGGAAGGGAAGCGTGGGGAGTACAGCATTGCATACCTAATCTTAACTTTTGTGCTGAGAGTGCTTTTGGCCAGTCTTAATtaa